Below is a window of Malus domestica chromosome 13, GDT2T_hap1 DNA.
taatctgttgcagctaggatgtaagcttctcctgcagatgactttggggtaattggtcctacgacgtccaatccctatgcatcgaatggccatgaagcagccgtagggtgtaatggctcaggtggttgatgtatgaagttggcatgGAATTGgtaggcttggcaccttttggcatgttccaggcaGTCCTTCACCATgtttggccagtagtaacccattcttttaagctggaaatgtagctttggtccagattgataCGCCCCGCATatgcctgagtgtgcttcttccatagCTTGATTGGTTTCTTCCTCACCTatgcatctcagaagtactccttcgaaagagcgccggtagagtgtttctttgtagtagaggaagcgaggtgctcgtcgacgtatttcggAGCAGTGTCTAGGATCATCtggaagttttccatgctcTAAGTAGTCGATCAGTGGTTGTCTCCACTCTTCAACATCGACTaga
It encodes the following:
- the LOC139190901 gene encoding uncharacterized protein, yielding MADALANLASSMTLREDEAVDVPVCQRWVIPLITEMLLDDTNVISVLLVDVEEWRQPLIDYLEHGKLPDDPRHCSEIRRRAPRFLYYKETLYRRSFEGVLLRCIGEEETNQAMEEAHSGICGAYQSGPKLHFQLKRMGYYWPNMVKDCLEHAKRCQAYQFHANFIHQPPEPLHPTAASWPFDA